A single region of the Pelecanus crispus isolate bPelCri1 chromosome 10, bPelCri1.pri, whole genome shotgun sequence genome encodes:
- the TMEM273 gene encoding transmembrane protein 273 isoform X2 — MTLLTSWISVLMAFLLLLHFWRAKVYASGNSEEEIDFTYVIIGVTLGACLAIAFVVVIICMIKKQMIDNDFGESDGKMDRRGSN; from the exons ATGACCTTACTAACAAGCTGGATATCAGTCCTAAtggcatttcttcttcttttac ATTTTTGGAGAGCAAAGGTCTATGCTTCTGGAAACTCAGAGGAGGAAATAG ATTTCACATATGTTATTATAGGAGTTACTCTGGGAGCATGTCTAGCAATCGCTTTTGTAGTAGTAATAATCTGCATGATCAAAAAACAAATGATTGACAATGACTTTGGAG AGTCAGATGGCAAAATGGATAGAAG GGGAAGCAACTGA